Genomic segment of uncultured Tolumonas sp.:
CAATCAAGGTGCGCGCGACACCATTATTTGCCGAAACTTCGACTCGATACGCCCCGCCAAACGGCAATATGCGCACCACTGTCGCTGGAATCCCATGTGGAATATTGGCTGGTAACAACTCCAGCTCATGCGGACGTACATACGCGATCGCTTGGGTGTCCGTGGTTTGCAGGCCAGAAACCTGTTCTGTCAGTGTAGCGCCGGAAACTTCCAATTGACCACTTTGTAGATGGCCGTGGAACAGATTCACCGTACCTAAGAAACGATGCACAAATTCAGTCGCTGGTTTTTCGTACACTTCCTGTGGGGTACCAAATTGCTCGATTTTGCCGGCATTCATCAGCACCACCCGATCGGCGACTTCCAAGGCTTCTTCCTGATCGTGAGTGACAAACAAGCTGGTCACGTGCAATTCATCGTGCAGACGGCGCAACCAGCGACGCAATTCTTTACGTACTTGCGCATCTAACGCACCAAAGGGTTCGTCCAGCAACAGCACTTGCGGCTCAACCGCCAATGCGCGTGCTAACGCCACTCGTTGCCGCTGACCACCAGAAAGCTGGGTCGGATAACGATCAGCAACATGCCCCAGTTGCACCAGTTCCAACAACTGTTTCACTTTCTGTTGAATGACGTTTTCATTCGGCCGTACTTTGCGTGGTTTAACCCGCAACCCGAATGCCACGTTTTCAAAAATGGTCATATGGCGGAACAGTGCATAATGCTGAAATACGAAACCGACATTACGCTCACGTACATGTAATTCTGATGCATCTGCGCCATTTAGCAGAATGCGACCACTGTCGGCCTGTTCAAGCCCAGCGATAATACGCAACAGCGTGGTTTTTCCACAACCGGACGGCCCCAACAGCGCCACCAGCTCCCCGGAAGGGAAAGTGATGTTGATGTCATGCAACGCAGCAAACTGGTTGAAGCGTTTCTCGATATGCTCTACCTGAATACTCATGACTTACATCTCCTCAATTAACGATGGCGCAAGCGGCTTAACAACGTATCCGCCAGCAGAGTAAACAAACCAAACAGCGCCAGCAGTGACGCTACCGCAAATGCAGCGTTGGTCTGGTACTCGTTATATAAAATTTCAATATGCAGCGGCAGTGTATTGGTCTGCCCACGAATATGGCCGGAAACCACCGATACCGCACCAAATTCACCGACTGCACGCGCAGTACATAAGATCACGCCGTAGAGCAAGCTCCAGCGAATACCCGGTAAGGTGACACGCCAGAACGTCTGCCAACCATTGGCACCCAAAACTTGCGCTGCCTCTTCTTCTTCGGCACCGCGCGCTTCCATCTGT
This window contains:
- a CDS encoding sulfate ABC transporter ATP-binding protein, with product MSIQVEHIEKRFNQFAALHDINITFPSGELVALLGPSGCGKTTLLRIIAGLEQADSGRILLNGADASELHVRERNVGFVFQHYALFRHMTIFENVAFGLRVKPRKVRPNENVIQQKVKQLLELVQLGHVADRYPTQLSGGQRQRVALARALAVEPQVLLLDEPFGALDAQVRKELRRWLRRLHDELHVTSLFVTHDQEEALEVADRVVLMNAGKIEQFGTPQEVYEKPATEFVHRFLGTVNLFHGHLQSGQLEVSGATLTEQVSGLQTTDTQAIAYVRPHELELLPANIPHGIPATVVRILPFGGAYRVEVSANNGVARTLIEVDVPREQVAVLELRPGLSVRLVARQTQLYQSETKERVA